A portion of the Anabas testudineus chromosome 22, fAnaTes1.2, whole genome shotgun sequence genome contains these proteins:
- the LOC113148590 gene encoding spindlin-1 — translation MKSTPGHRDTADTGHAGVSANMMKKKNPHKKHKSSLGPATKVLSQPRRNIVGCRIQHVWKEGGGHVVWKGTVLDQVPVNPSLYLIKYDGFDCVYGLELHKDERVQGLEVLPDRLAKSRLTDVNLADTMIGKAVEHMFETEDGPKEEWRGMVLARAPIMTTWFYITYEKDPVLYMYQLLDDYKEGDLRIMPDSNDSVPAEREPGEVVDSLVGKQVEYAKEDGGKRTGMVIHQVEAKPSVYFIKFDDDFLIYVYDLVKTS, via the exons ATGAAGAGCACTCCgggacacagagacacagctgatACAG GGCATGCAGGTGTTTCTGCAAAtatgatgaagaaaaagaatCCTCATAA GAAACACAAGAGTAGTCTGGGTCCAGCCACCAAAGTTTTGTCGCAGCCTCGACGCAACATCGTCGGCTGCAGGATCCAGCATGTgtggaaggaaggaggaggccACGTGGTCTGGAAAGGAACAGTGCTCGACCAG GTTCCAGTGAATCCGTCTCTCTATCTAATAAAGTATGATGGTTTCGACTGTGTTTATGGTCTGGAGCTTCATAAAGACGAGAGGGTTCAGGGGCTGGAGGTTCTCCCTGACAGACTGG CGAAATCACGCCTGACAGATGTCAACCTGGCAGACACCATGATAGGTAAAGCGGTGGAGCATATGTTTGAGACGGAGGACGGCCCGAAAGAAGAGTGGAGGGGGATGGTGCTGGCACGGGCCCCCATCATGACCACATGGTTCTATATCACCTATGAGAAAGACCCCGTCCTCTATATGTACCAGCTGCTGGATGACTATAAAGAAGGGGACCTCCGCATCATGCCCGACTCCA ATGACAGTGTGCCAGCAGAGAGGGAACCTGGCGAGGTGGTGGACAGCCTGGTGGGTAAACAGGTTGAGTATGCCAAAGAGGACGGTGGCAAACGAACGGGCATGGTCATCCACCAGGTGGAGGCCAAACCCTCCGTCTACTTCATCAAGTTTGACGACGACTTCCTCATTTACGTCTATGATCTGGTCAAAACTTCGTAA
- the dnajc25 gene encoding dnaJ homolog subfamily C member 25 produces MASCTERSYDGGGGFAGCLRTVKPWWRIAVLLFSLSSLPAVTALVEGLYCGTDVCYDVLGVTREASKAEIARAYRQLARLYHPDRFRAGEPGLEGETQESAQKKFLLVATAYETLKDEDTRRDYDYMLDHPEEYYQHYYAYYRRRLTPKVDVRIVILVTICAISIFQYYSWHSSYNEAINYLVTVPKYRIQATEIAKQQGLLNRTKEKGKNRRSKEEIREQEEEVIRDIIKNKIDIKGGYQKPNLSDILLCQIVLFPYYLTNYVAWYVSWVYRFTICREEYGDEEKLYMIRRHMKMSQSQFDSVDENTRQSFLDKKLWIKENYEMYRKEQEEEMKIKMATDPRMKRYRRWMKNEGPGRLTFIDD; encoded by the exons ATGGCTTCGTGCACGGAGCGGAGCTACGACGGGGGCGGAGGTTTCGCCGGGTGTCTGCGGACGGTGAAGCCTTGGTGGCGGATCGCAGTGCTCCTGTTCTCCCTCTCCTCGCTGCCGGCGGTCACGGCGCTTGTGGAGGGCCTGTACTGCGGCACGGACGTCTGCTATGATGTGCTCGGCGTCACCCGGGAGGCCTCCAAGGCGGAGATCGCCCGGGCTTACCGGCAGCTGGCCCGCCTGTATCACCCGGACCGGTTCAGGGCCGGAGAGCCCGGCTTGGAGGGAGAGACCCAGGAGTCCGCACAGAAGAAGTTCTTGCTCGTCGCCACCGCCTACGAGACGTTAAAG GACGAGGACACTCGGCGGGACTACGACTATATGCTGGACCATCCTGAGGAGTACTACCAGCACTACTACGCCTACTACCGGCGACGGCTCACTCCCAAAGTGGACGTAAGGATCGTCATCCTGGTCACAATCTGTGCCATCTCCATTTTCCAG TATTACAGCTGGCACAGCAGCTACAACGAGGCCATCAACTACCTAGTCACAGTCCCCAAGTACCGAATCCAGGCCACGGAGATCGCCAAGCAGCAGGGCCTCCTCAACCGCACCAAGGAGAAGGGAAAGAACCGGCGCTCTAAAGAGGAGATCcgggagcaggaggaggaagtcaTCCGTGACATCATCAAAAACAAGATAGATATCAAAGGAGGCTACCAGAAGCCCAACCTGTCAGACATTCTGCTGTGTCAGATCGTGCTCTTCCCATACTACCTGACCAACTACGTGGCGTGGTACGTCTCCTGGGTTTATCGCTTCACCATCTGCAGGGAGGAGTACGGCGACGAGGAGAAGCTCTACATGATCAG GAGGCACATGAAGATGTCCCAGTCTCAGTTTGACAGTGTGGATGAAAACACCAGACAGTCCTTCCTGGACAAAAAGCTCTGGATCAAAGAAAACTATGAG atgtacAGAAAAGAgcaagaggaagagatgaagatAAAAATGGCAACTGACCCAAGAATGAAAAGATACCGGCGCTGGATGAAGAACGAGGGTCCGGGCAGGCTGACCTTCATTGATGACTGA